The nucleotide window TCATTGCGTCGATTTCCATGGGAAGTAGAAGTCTCTGAACGTAGAAACGTTACCGGAAACTCTGACACCCGCAGCGCCCGCAGAGGGTGGCGCAATTCGACATTTGTCGTATTTGTACATCACTCCCTTCGACACGTGGCTGATGACGTTCGTCCCGAGGACTGTTTCAATGAATCAAACTCCTCGAAGGCGAGGAGTAGTAAACCACTCAAAGGGAGACCATCTCAATGTCCAACCTCAAAGTTGCGGTAGTCGGTGTCGGTTCGATGGGCAGCATGGCGCTGTGGCAGCTGGCCAAGGCCGGAATTGATGCAGTCGGTTTCGAACAATTTGGGCTTGCTCACGAACGGTCCGCCGCTGGTGGAGAGTCACGCATGTTCCGGACGGCGTACATGGAGGGTGCGGATTACGTACCCATGCTCAAAGCGTCTCGGAAGTTGTGGCAGGAGCTCGAAGCAGAAACTGGGCAAAGCCTGTTGAACCTCAACGGTGCACTCATGATTGGACCGAAGAGTGACGAGCGAATCGCCAACGTCATCCGCTCAGTCGAAGAGTTCGAGATTGATCACGAGGTACTTGATTCTGCCGAAGCGATGAAACGATATCCTCAGCATTGGCTCGATTCTGACGAGATTGCAGTCCTGGACCGCGAAGGTGGTGTCATCCGGCCGGAGATGGCGGTATTCACGGCAGCTGAACGTGCTGTTGAACTAGGTGCGCAACTTCGCGAAAATTGCCGCGTTGATTCGATTGTAGAGAGTGGTTCCGGGGTTCGAATCAACGCAGATGGCAAAGACGAAGAGTTTGACAAAGTGATAGTCACCACAGGGCCGTGGACTGCACGGGTATTTCCGCAGTTCGCTGACCACTTGGTACCTCGAAAGATAGTTATGACCTGGTATCTGTCCAAGAAGCTTGATGACTACTCATCCGAAAACTTCCCTGCATTTGGGCGTGTTGGCGGCGAGATTCAAACCTTTGGAATTCCAGCGCTCGAAGGCACGATGACGAAGATCGGTAGTGTGGCTACATTTGGCGATGTAGAAGTCCCTGAGGATCTGCATCGTGACGTCGATCTTGCCGAACTCGGAGCAATCAATCGTGAGGTTGCTCGGTGCCATCCAGGGTTGGAATCCACTCCCTCGAGGATTTCTGTTCACATGGATGCCTACACAACTGACGAACATGCGCTTGTAGGGCCAGTCCCTGGTAGCGACAAGGTGTTCGTATTGGGCGGCTATTCAGGACATGGGTTCAAACTTGCGCCAGTCATGGGCGAGATTGCTAAAGATCTGGCCGTGGACGGAGTCACGTCACACCCAATCGCTCACTTGGCACCCGAACGCTTCACAGTCTAATCCAATAAGTACTTATGGAGCCGAAGGGCTTGAGAACCAATGAAACGTCGACAGATTCTAGCTTCCGCTGCCGCTTTTGCGCTCAGTATTGCGGTTGGAGGATGTGCAACCAGCGATAACGATGGCGCATTGATTTTGCGGGTAGCGGGCCAAAACAACGACCACCACCCCAACACCACCGAGTTACGCAAAATGGCCCAAACCGTGGAGGAGGGCACGTCAGGGCGAGTCCGCATGGAGATCTATCCGAACAATCAGCTGGGCGACTACACGCTCATGTATGACGAAATCGGCCAAGGAACCATGCACATGGGGTTAATTTCCACCCCG belongs to Brevibacterium spongiae and includes:
- the solA gene encoding N-methyl-L-tryptophan oxidase, translating into MSNLKVAVVGVGSMGSMALWQLAKAGIDAVGFEQFGLAHERSAAGGESRMFRTAYMEGADYVPMLKASRKLWQELEAETGQSLLNLNGALMIGPKSDERIANVIRSVEEFEIDHEVLDSAEAMKRYPQHWLDSDEIAVLDREGGVIRPEMAVFTAAERAVELGAQLRENCRVDSIVESGSGVRINADGKDEEFDKVIVTTGPWTARVFPQFADHLVPRKIVMTWYLSKKLDDYSSENFPAFGRVGGEIQTFGIPALEGTMTKIGSVATFGDVEVPEDLHRDVDLAELGAINREVARCHPGLESTPSRISVHMDAYTTDEHALVGPVPGSDKVFVLGGYSGHGFKLAPVMGEIAKDLAVDGVTSHPIAHLAPERFTV